In Labilithrix sp., the following proteins share a genomic window:
- a CDS encoding lamin tail domain-containing protein — MLRKNTFLLGISLAGALAVAVGCSGEEEDTESATSDIVQSQDLVISQVYGGGGNAGAVYTHDFVELFNRGKADVELGGKVLQYAAAASSFSATKDIVKLPAFTLKPGKYYVVQLAPGSATPVGDPLPKADYVASQPGEVIAMGKDKGKVALTTEADALVCGKADAPCEQEKLDALIDFVGYGAANQYEGNPTGALGSDKAAIRRGGGCAETGDNSSDFDTSGPPAPHLTDSPDCDSVDASVPPPVSADAAAPRPDAGSRPDASTPKPRDAGKADASKPSDAGSAPDDTDDDRSEEEDDDDDSATSSGSVTRKPSKKAASTTSTGAPPPQFVATAPDACAMTSGPTGSSTGFTALFGLALALVTLRRSSPQGAALQRRGAAPPAPRSQP, encoded by the coding sequence ATGCTCCGCAAGAACACGTTTCTCCTCGGAATCTCCCTCGCCGGCGCCCTCGCGGTGGCGGTCGGCTGCAGCGGAGAAGAAGAGGATACGGAGAGCGCGACGAGCGACATCGTTCAGTCGCAAGACCTGGTGATCAGCCAGGTTTATGGCGGTGGCGGCAACGCGGGCGCGGTCTACACGCACGACTTCGTCGAGCTGTTCAACCGGGGCAAGGCCGACGTCGAGCTCGGCGGCAAGGTCCTCCAGTACGCGGCGGCCGCCTCGAGCTTCTCGGCGACGAAGGACATCGTGAAGCTCCCCGCCTTCACGCTGAAGCCCGGCAAGTACTACGTCGTGCAGCTCGCGCCCGGGAGCGCGACGCCGGTCGGCGATCCGCTGCCGAAGGCCGACTACGTCGCGTCGCAGCCCGGCGAGGTCATCGCGATGGGCAAGGACAAGGGCAAGGTCGCGTTGACGACCGAGGCCGACGCGCTCGTCTGCGGCAAGGCCGACGCGCCCTGCGAGCAGGAGAAGCTCGACGCGCTCATCGACTTCGTCGGCTACGGCGCGGCGAACCAGTACGAAGGCAACCCGACCGGCGCGCTCGGCTCGGACAAGGCGGCGATCCGTCGCGGCGGCGGCTGCGCCGAGACCGGCGACAACAGCAGCGACTTCGACACGAGCGGCCCGCCCGCGCCGCACCTCACCGACTCGCCCGATTGCGACTCCGTCGACGCGAGCGTCCCTCCGCCGGTCTCGGCCGACGCCGCCGCGCCGCGCCCCGATGCGGGCTCGCGCCCCGACGCCTCGACGCCGAAGCCCCGCGACGCGGGCAAGGCCGACGCGAGCAAGCCCAGCGACGCGGGCTCGGCTCCCGACGACACGGACGACGACCGGAGCGAAGAGGAAGACGACGATGACGACTCCGCGACGTCGTCCGGCAGCGTCACGCGGAAGCCGAGCAAGAAGGCGGCGTCGACGACCAGCACCGGCGCCCCGCCTCCGCAGTTCGTCGCCACCGCCCCCGACGCCTGCGCGATGACCTCGGGCCCGACCGGCTCCAGCACCGGCTTCACCGCCCTCTTCGGCCTCGCCCTCGCGCTCGTCACCCTCCGCCGGTCTTCACCGCAGGGGGCTGCTCTTCAACGCAGGGGGGCTGCGCCCCCTGCACCCCGCTCGCAGCCGTAG
- a CDS encoding aldehyde dehydrogenase family protein — protein MSAHTIDNPFSGDVAVRIETTDGAALGQVLDRAKVAAKAIGAMSIEERVALCDRALAKLEARAEEIAADVTRQMGKPLAQARGEIRGTAERWRHMQAIARECLADVVLEPKDNFERRIVKAPLGVVLDLPAWNYPLLTAVNAIVPAVLAGNAVVVKHSPRTPLCATHFARAFEEAGAPAGAVSAIFLDYEATERLVGDERIDGVLFTGSVLGGHKIQAAAKDRFVPVGLELGGNDPAYAAEDCDLEKTVENVVDGAIYNAGQSCCAVERVYVHKNVYDRFVAAAEPLVRAYVIGDPLDEKTTLGPVAQPWHPKELEAFVANAVAKGAKLVAGSGKPVQVNGKGRFFEATMLTGVPQDADLMTKESFGPILAIAPVDSDEDALARMNASRLGLTASVWTKDKERAARMARDLEFGTVYMNRCDALDPALPWTGWKDSGRGATLSRLGFDGLTRPKAIHFRLAL, from the coding sequence ATGAGCGCGCATACGATCGACAACCCATTCAGTGGCGACGTCGCCGTCCGCATCGAGACGACCGACGGGGCGGCGCTCGGGCAGGTGCTCGACCGCGCGAAGGTGGCGGCGAAGGCGATCGGCGCGATGTCGATCGAGGAGCGGGTCGCGCTGTGCGACCGGGCGCTCGCCAAGCTCGAGGCGCGGGCGGAGGAGATCGCCGCGGACGTCACGCGGCAGATGGGCAAGCCGCTCGCCCAGGCGCGCGGCGAGATCCGCGGCACCGCCGAGCGCTGGCGCCACATGCAGGCGATCGCGCGAGAGTGCCTCGCCGACGTCGTGCTCGAGCCGAAGGACAACTTCGAGCGCCGCATCGTCAAGGCGCCCCTCGGCGTCGTGCTCGACCTGCCGGCGTGGAACTACCCGCTCCTCACCGCCGTCAACGCGATCGTCCCCGCCGTGCTCGCCGGCAACGCCGTCGTCGTGAAGCACTCGCCGCGCACGCCGCTTTGCGCGACGCACTTCGCGCGCGCGTTCGAAGAGGCCGGCGCGCCCGCCGGCGCGGTGAGCGCGATCTTCCTCGACTACGAGGCGACCGAGCGCCTCGTCGGCGACGAGCGGATCGACGGCGTTCTCTTCACCGGCTCCGTCCTCGGCGGGCACAAGATCCAAGCCGCCGCGAAGGACCGCTTCGTCCCCGTCGGCCTCGAGCTCGGCGGCAATGATCCCGCGTACGCGGCGGAGGACTGCGACCTCGAGAAGACGGTCGAGAACGTCGTCGACGGCGCGATCTACAACGCGGGTCAGAGCTGCTGCGCGGTCGAGCGCGTCTACGTGCACAAGAACGTCTACGACCGCTTCGTCGCCGCGGCGGAGCCGCTCGTGCGCGCGTACGTCATCGGCGATCCGCTCGACGAGAAGACCACCCTCGGTCCGGTCGCGCAGCCGTGGCATCCGAAGGAGCTCGAGGCGTTCGTGGCGAACGCGGTCGCGAAGGGCGCGAAGCTCGTCGCCGGCAGCGGCAAGCCGGTGCAGGTGAACGGCAAGGGCCGCTTCTTCGAAGCGACGATGCTCACCGGCGTCCCGCAAGACGCCGACCTCATGACGAAGGAGTCGTTCGGACCGATCCTCGCGATCGCGCCGGTCGACAGCGACGAAGACGCGCTCGCGAGGATGAACGCCTCGCGCCTCGGGCTCACCGCGAGCGTCTGGACGAAGGACAAGGAGCGCGCGGCGCGCATGGCGCGCGACCTCGAGTTCGGCACCGTCTACATGAACCGCTGCGACGCGCTCGACCCCGCGCTCCCGTGGACCGGCTGGAAGGACAGCGGCCGCGGCGCCACCCTCAGCCGCCTCGGCTTCGACGGCCTCACGCGCCCAAAGGCGATCCACTTCCGCCTCGCGCTCTGA
- a CDS encoding YkgJ family cysteine cluster protein: MSAWIEKLHAAVDEVAAPVLLANRARLTCGEGCSDCCTDGLTVFALEAANIARHHAELLASEEPHPEGACAFLDRAGRCRVYAHRPYVCRTQGLPLRWIEEDEDSGEVYEARDICPKNAAGPPLEELAADDCWSIGPFEERLARAQANGERVALRSLFAAASSAASKRRLPVVE, from the coding sequence GTGAGCGCCTGGATCGAGAAGCTCCATGCCGCGGTGGACGAGGTCGCGGCGCCGGTCCTACTCGCGAACCGCGCGCGCCTGACGTGCGGTGAGGGCTGCAGCGACTGCTGCACGGACGGGCTCACCGTGTTCGCGCTCGAGGCCGCGAACATCGCGCGCCATCACGCGGAGCTGCTCGCGAGCGAGGAGCCGCATCCCGAGGGCGCGTGCGCGTTCCTCGATCGCGCCGGCCGCTGCCGGGTCTACGCCCATCGCCCGTACGTCTGCCGCACGCAGGGCTTGCCGCTCCGATGGATCGAGGAGGACGAGGACAGCGGCGAGGTCTACGAGGCGCGCGACATCTGTCCGAAGAACGCGGCCGGCCCTCCGCTCGAGGAGCTCGCGGCGGACGACTGCTGGTCGATCGGTCCGTTCGAGGAGCGCCTCGCGCGCGCGCAGGCGAACGGCGAACGCGTGGCGCTGCGGAGCCTCTTCGCGGCCGCTTCGAGCGCGGCTTCGAAGCGCCGGCTCCCGGTCGTGGAGTAG
- a CDS encoding serine/threonine protein kinase: MKLGTIIANKFRIERVIGRGAMGVVVEATDLIIHRRIAVKLILPHHAADPQLRGRFIREAQVMTRLTTEHVARVLEVGELPDGMLFLAMELLEGQTLEQLIQGGPLPVVDAVDLLLEALDAVVEAHSLGLVHRDIKPSNMFLAARKGKPPILKMLDFGIVKDTQNAQRLTATGTLPGTPAYMAPEQVAMEEHLIDARADVWALGITLYEILTGDVPFTGSMNEMLTKIRSQAPPRLRAKRPDVAPELENVINRCLSKHPTDRYANAGELAAALQDIRQRGLLRSERGAERREVQTEMSIVRRNARDAPTEADSGVVPAATALAAPKKSGSGALIVMLLLLTVVAVIALVVAMKTRLIPH; the protein is encoded by the coding sequence TTGAAGCTCGGCACGATCATCGCGAACAAATTCCGGATCGAGCGCGTGATCGGCCGCGGCGCGATGGGCGTCGTCGTCGAGGCGACCGACCTCATCATCCACCGCCGCATCGCGGTGAAGCTGATCCTCCCGCACCACGCGGCCGATCCGCAGCTCCGCGGCCGCTTCATCCGCGAGGCGCAGGTGATGACGCGCCTGACGACCGAGCACGTCGCGCGCGTCCTCGAGGTCGGCGAGCTCCCCGACGGCATGCTCTTCCTCGCGATGGAGCTGCTCGAAGGCCAGACGCTCGAGCAGCTCATCCAGGGCGGTCCCCTCCCCGTCGTCGACGCGGTCGACCTCCTCCTCGAGGCCCTCGACGCCGTCGTCGAGGCGCACTCGCTCGGCCTCGTCCATCGCGACATCAAGCCGTCGAACATGTTCCTCGCCGCGCGGAAGGGGAAGCCGCCGATCCTCAAGATGCTCGACTTCGGCATCGTGAAGGACACGCAGAACGCGCAGCGCCTCACCGCGACCGGCACGCTCCCGGGCACGCCCGCGTACATGGCGCCGGAGCAGGTCGCGATGGAGGAGCACCTCATCGACGCGCGCGCCGACGTCTGGGCGCTCGGCATCACGCTCTACGAGATCCTCACCGGCGACGTCCCGTTCACCGGCTCGATGAACGAGATGCTCACGAAGATCCGATCGCAAGCGCCGCCCCGCCTCCGCGCGAAGCGCCCCGACGTCGCGCCCGAGCTCGAGAACGTCATCAACCGATGCCTCTCGAAGCACCCCACCGATCGCTACGCCAACGCCGGCGAGCTCGCGGCCGCGCTCCAGGACATCCGCCAGCGCGGCCTCCTCCGCAGCGAGCGCGGCGCCGAGCGACGCGAGGTCCAGACCGAGATGAGCATCGTCCGCCGCAACGCGCGCGACGCGCCGACCGAGGCCGACTCCGGCGTCGTGCCGGCCGCGACCGCGCTGGCGGCGCCGAAGAAGAGCGGGAGCGGCGCGCTGATCGTGATGCTGCTCCTGCTCACCGTCGTCGCCGTCATCGCGCTCGTCGTCGCGATGAAGACCCGCTTGATCCCGCACTGA
- a CDS encoding serine/threonine protein kinase has product MMGVAPSSGGKLGRYELHGAIARGGMATVYVARMSGAAGFARTVAVKRLHPHLAADSTFSAMFIDEARLAARIRHPNVIDTLDVVAEGGELFLVMDFVLGETLAKLVRVAQNRGIMMPAPVVSSIIIGALEGLHAAHEATSERGEPLGIVHRDVSPQNILVARDGVARVLDFGVAKAAGRVQETEGGELKGKLAYMAPEQLTRKEIDRRCDVFAMGVVLWEALTTKRLFAGDDAASTLYAVMNEPITPPSQLVPGVPPAVDEVVLKALERDVTKRFATAQEMAVALEAAVPPAPTRHAGKWVEELAADALKIRADIVRAIDGAASVVQSVTVPLDDLTGAQLGPPSSARIAAPPTPPPGTESWRHVPNGTPIDSPGMSGVSSVTHASGVSNASSTSHVTPHAHLVPAPAAANRDQGVKLLVIGGLFAAIAIIGIVMSVVALSARSRAAAAAAAEVEAAASPPVVATTPTEVPPSPVVAPKPAEPALELPAETAETAETPEAAESADAAAPQAAAPQAAPAYAKTAKPAPKPAAAADCADPFTVDANGIKRPKLQCFGPR; this is encoded by the coding sequence ATGATGGGTGTCGCCCCCTCGTCCGGGGGCAAGCTGGGACGGTACGAGCTCCACGGCGCGATCGCGCGCGGTGGCATGGCGACCGTCTACGTCGCGCGCATGAGCGGCGCGGCCGGCTTCGCGCGCACCGTCGCGGTGAAGCGTCTCCACCCTCACCTCGCGGCGGACTCGACCTTCAGCGCGATGTTCATCGACGAGGCGCGCCTCGCCGCGCGCATCCGCCACCCGAACGTCATCGACACGCTCGACGTCGTGGCCGAGGGCGGCGAGCTGTTCCTCGTCATGGACTTCGTCCTCGGCGAGACGCTCGCGAAGCTCGTTCGCGTCGCGCAGAACCGCGGGATCATGATGCCGGCGCCGGTGGTCTCGAGCATCATCATCGGCGCGCTCGAGGGCCTGCACGCCGCGCACGAGGCGACGAGCGAACGCGGCGAGCCGCTCGGCATCGTCCATCGCGACGTCTCCCCGCAGAACATCCTCGTCGCGCGCGACGGTGTCGCCCGCGTCCTCGACTTCGGCGTCGCGAAGGCGGCCGGCCGCGTGCAGGAGACCGAGGGCGGCGAGCTCAAAGGCAAGCTCGCGTACATGGCGCCGGAGCAGCTCACGCGGAAGGAGATCGATCGCCGTTGCGACGTCTTCGCGATGGGCGTCGTGCTGTGGGAGGCGCTCACGACGAAGCGGCTCTTCGCCGGCGACGACGCGGCGAGCACGCTCTACGCGGTGATGAACGAGCCGATCACGCCGCCGAGCCAGCTCGTCCCCGGCGTCCCACCCGCGGTCGACGAGGTGGTGCTGAAGGCGCTCGAGCGCGACGTGACGAAGCGCTTCGCCACCGCGCAGGAGATGGCGGTCGCGCTCGAAGCCGCGGTCCCGCCCGCGCCGACGCGCCACGCCGGCAAGTGGGTCGAGGAGCTCGCCGCCGACGCGCTGAAGATACGCGCGGACATCGTGCGCGCGATCGACGGCGCGGCGTCGGTGGTCCAGTCGGTCACGGTGCCGCTCGACGACCTCACCGGCGCGCAGCTCGGGCCGCCGAGCTCCGCGCGCATCGCGGCGCCGCCGACGCCGCCGCCCGGCACGGAGTCGTGGCGCCACGTCCCGAACGGCACGCCGATCGACAGCCCCGGCATGTCGGGCGTCTCCTCCGTCACGCACGCGTCCGGCGTCTCGAACGCCTCGTCGACCTCGCACGTCACGCCGCACGCGCACCTGGTGCCCGCGCCCGCCGCCGCCAACCGCGACCAGGGCGTGAAGCTGCTCGTCATCGGCGGTCTCTTCGCCGCGATCGCGATCATCGGCATCGTCATGAGCGTCGTCGCGCTCAGCGCTCGCTCGCGCGCCGCGGCCGCGGCCGCCGCGGAGGTCGAGGCCGCCGCCTCGCCCCCGGTCGTCGCCACGACGCCGACGGAGGTGCCCCCGTCCCCCGTCGTCGCGCCGAAGCCGGCGGAGCCCGCGCTGGAGCTCCCGGCCGAGACGGCCGAAACGGCCGAGACGCCCGAAGCCGCGGAGTCCGCCGACGCCGCCGCGCCCCAGGCCGCCGCGCCCCAGGCCGCGCCGGCCTACGCGAAGACCGCCAAGCCCGCGCCGAAGCCCGCCGCCGCCGCCGACTGTGCCGATCCGTTCACCGTCGACGCGAACGGCATCAAGCGTCCGAAGCTGCAGTGCTTCGGCCCACGCTGA
- a CDS encoding serine/threonine protein kinase: MALEGFQVLQEIQPERGRRVYLARSKGEKVVMIRVLSADAPSSDMTTALTKEASLGARLDHEAIVQTRSMILKDDMVAVVTDFLPGVSLQRLLRFAAGRDVRLPDVCAYYILERVLAALAAAHGTKGEPILHRAVAPESVIVGWDGTVKLADFGLARMRQIVGGPIATDEASTLMAPEGTRGEKLDARSDVFLAGLLAVRLLTGRTPYARFRASKAEHILAMAEGEVTPLAKTRPDMPAALREAIDTALEKDPAKRTVTAQGLLDALRSSTETGQGKAALAKLLGRWREPLEGAVTPWERRASLPDDVPEEAEGLMKPGTLALALSDERPSDGALIASGSKAPPEPWQKRDGEGEVPTEEVALKPTDPNTSLSRMGSIAPDALVMPLPAMRITMPELPTYGGPPVNVSVRPPPKQSVFSGKVLAVVLLTGALVLLGGAFILFRWLLTPPGPPPKR, from the coding sequence ATGGCGCTCGAAGGCTTCCAGGTCCTGCAGGAGATCCAGCCCGAGCGCGGCCGCCGGGTGTACCTCGCGCGGAGCAAGGGCGAGAAGGTCGTGATGATCCGCGTCCTCTCCGCCGACGCGCCGTCGAGCGACATGACGACCGCGCTGACGAAGGAGGCCTCGCTCGGCGCGCGCCTCGATCACGAGGCGATCGTCCAGACGCGCTCGATGATCCTGAAGGACGACATGGTGGCGGTCGTCACCGATTTCCTCCCCGGCGTCTCGCTCCAGCGCCTCCTCCGCTTCGCCGCCGGCCGCGACGTCCGCCTCCCCGACGTATGTGCATATTACATCCTCGAGCGCGTCCTCGCCGCGCTCGCCGCCGCCCACGGCACGAAGGGCGAGCCGATCCTCCACCGCGCGGTCGCGCCCGAGAGCGTCATCGTCGGCTGGGACGGCACGGTGAAGCTCGCCGACTTCGGGCTCGCGCGCATGCGCCAGATCGTCGGCGGCCCGATCGCGACGGACGAGGCGTCGACGCTGATGGCGCCGGAGGGCACCCGCGGCGAGAAGCTCGACGCGCGGAGCGACGTGTTCCTCGCCGGCCTCCTCGCGGTGCGCCTCCTCACCGGGCGCACGCCGTACGCGCGCTTCCGCGCCTCGAAGGCGGAGCACATCCTCGCGATGGCGGAGGGCGAGGTCACCCCGCTCGCGAAGACGCGCCCCGACATGCCCGCCGCGCTCCGCGAAGCGATCGACACCGCGCTCGAGAAGGATCCCGCGAAGCGCACCGTCACCGCGCAGGGCCTCCTCGATGCGCTGCGGTCGAGCACCGAGACCGGCCAGGGCAAGGCCGCGCTCGCGAAGCTGCTCGGGCGCTGGCGCGAGCCGCTCGAAGGCGCGGTGACGCCGTGGGAGCGCCGCGCGTCGCTGCCGGACGACGTGCCGGAGGAGGCGGAGGGCCTGATGAAGCCCGGCACCCTCGCCCTCGCCCTCTCCGACGAGCGCCCGAGCGACGGCGCGCTGATCGCGAGCGGGAGCAAGGCCCCGCCCGAGCCATGGCAGAAGCGCGACGGCGAGGGCGAGGTCCCGACCGAGGAGGTCGCGCTCAAGCCGACCGATCCGAACACGAGCCTCTCGCGCATGGGCTCGATCGCGCCCGACGCGCTCGTGATGCCGCTGCCGGCGATGCGGATCACGATGCCGGAGCTCCCGACCTACGGCGGGCCGCCGGTGAACGTCTCCGTCCGCCCGCCGCCGAAGCAGAGCGTGTTCTCGGGCAAGGTGCTCGCGGTGGTGCTCCTTACCGGCGCGCTCGTCCTCCTCGGCGGCGCGTTCATCCTGTTCCGCTGGCTGCTCACGCCGCCGGGGCCGCCGCCGAAGCGCTGA